In Vespa velutina chromosome 1, iVesVel2.1, whole genome shotgun sequence, the genomic stretch TTTTTATCTCTAGatcttttatcaataatttgttattagcTTTTTCTAACATTGATGCATATTCTTgcattttcaaattgaaagtTTCACATACTTGATCTCTATCCGATAAAGCgtatctcatattttctaattctttatcAAGACTTTGTACTGTCATTTGCAGTTTTTCAATGGTTGTTTcagcttcttttcttctttcatctgtaataattatttgtgcatcatgttctttctttaattctacatatttaatttttaagtttgaAAGTTCATTTTGGAATTTTTCTATGTCACACTGATATTCTTTAGAAAGTGTTTGAGTTTCTTGTAAagttacttttactttttgtaATTCTGCTTCCTTTTCTGTTAGATCATGTTTCAGTTTGTCcaacatttcattttcatttaaagtatcactttctttcaatatattatgaCTTTCTATACTTTCTGCATAACCTGTAACTTATTTTcagacaaattattatataacaaatattataacttttgtaatattaaaaaacttaccttttaatatatcttgaatgttatcctttttatctccATCCAAATTTTGTatgttatattgtattttcaaCTGTTCtaattctgttttatatttctcaaCAATTTCAGTTaggttttctttattttccattgTATGTTTTAAATCAAGTTGAAGCTGTTTTATTTgctcctcttttccttcaaGTTCTCTATGAATAGAAAGTTTATTTTCAGCTAGAGATATTACAGATTCTTCCTCGCGTCTTTTTAAAGTGTTCACTTGTTCTGTTAAATTCGAAATTTCGTCTCGTGCTATACTTAATTCTTTCTGCAAAATCTCTGCATTTTCTAAACTAGAAGATTTTAGAGCTTCATAATCAGATTTTAATGTCTTATTTTCCTCCAATATttccttatattttttgattaagTTTTTAGTtcgttttgaaatatttttatacttcacTATAACTGcttctaatttaattaatttatttttaagttgCGTATTTTCAGCTGATAATGTAGAGCTATCGCCTGCATTGTCAGTTAATTCTTTGTTTGGTTCCATAACTTCAGCACTACTATTATGTCCTTCGTCGCTATCTAGTAGCATTAAGTTCTCTGTAGGTAGTACATTTCCTTGGAGAAGTTTAATCTGCAATAAGTACATCATTATAGAATGTATACAAAGTACTATTACATTTTGAaagaatacataatatatatacaatatactcttaataattttttatattttttcatttataaatgtaagCAAAATCcttcaaaatatattacctttgtatttaatgtatctataatatgatttttttcttcaatatcatTTCTTAATACTTCTTCTAAATGTGCTTTTGCTTGCCGTTCTAATTGACATTGTTCTTTCAAATCTCCTACTTTTCTTAATACATTATCTTGTGTCTCTACAAAAACAGAttctaattttgttttaactCGTTCTAGGTCCCTATAATGTTTTACCAAATCTGTGTATCGTCcacgatatttataatattttgcttgaatttttttatatgctaAATACAATTGATCTTTCGTAACTCTATCAAATTGTGTATTTATGTCATCATCTATTTCCGTGGCAGATTGATCTATATCAGACTAAAAGTAAAATGatcatatttgtttaaatagtaatagtaCAAATTTATGCAATTTGtactatttctaataataaacatcAATATACCTGTATATGGTATAAATTCTTAGGGCTTtcataaaatggaaataaagaaGTGACATCACTGGTTACACTGTTCACAGATGATCTTCTGGATACATCTACTGAATTTGATAGAGGTGATACAAGTTCAACATTTTGAAATGTATTCTTTATGGAATTATTCTTGACAATATTTATAAgcataatacataatacatatttacgatatcatatatttaccaaaataacaaattgagcaaaataaaaaacatgaaccatatatatgtatagatatataaaaattggcATATTACCATAAAGTTTTTATCTCATGCTATAAacttataattcttataaaaaagtaaaaaatgagaATGTATACCATCCGTTTTTTTGGTTAAGTCACTTTCTACTGTCATTGGTAATTCTTGTATGGAACTATTAGACTGAGCTGGAGATATAACTgcctagaaaaagaattattttatatattaaaaataatttacattagatttaaacaaaaaattaattaaactgcAAAACCTGCACCATTTGCTGCATACTCGCTTGCAATCTAGTAGGCGATTGCTTCATCTCTTCAGCAagtttatctttaaattttttaaacattttttataaacttatatattacaattcttATCAATATAacttaattttcataaatccaTTGATGTGTTTATATCGGATTACGTGGTTGATACTGTCATTACTTCATTGGTACAACCTAATCTGACCTGATCTGATCTGGTTAGTGACATTTACAGTTTTCATTGAAACGACATCTTCTTAAAACGCTATTCACAACTGTGTTCTGCAAATTgtgatatttatcatatttgaatattatgaTGTTAACAAAtcttatataacaattttatatatatatattttttttttaatttaaatataataaaaatactttgttttatgtatatatatcatttcgtACAAATAAGTggtttatttttcctttttttcattatattgacCAATTGTCATTAAAATTTAGAGATAGGAAGAAGTGTATATTAACAGATACAGTGAATTAATCATGCGTGGTTGGTAATAgtgttaaattaaatagaacTTTGTGTATGACTGTAGTAAACAAACGAAACTTAAATATTGGAACGTTATATTCGTAGGTTAAAAGTAAAgagtttaaatttttaataatctattggcgtaatatataatcgtatttatatgtgtatgtatatatgtatattcattgattctttttgaaaagtgaaaaataacgAAGTTCATAactaaaatatgaaaaatattaatttcatatgtaTCAATCTTATTCAATAACTGTAAAACTTATACATATTAGAAATGAAACTGTGATATAGTggttatgaaaaatttataacacacaaaatacattttttgttACATCAATAATATTGATTGTGCCAAAgtgatattatttacaaagtcAAAATGGATCAAATGCTACCAAGTCCTGGCTTCAGTATACCTAGCATTGGTACTCCTTTACATCAGCCAGAAGAGGATCAACAAATATTACCAAATGCAttgcagcagcaacagcaacaacaacagcagcagcaaccgCAGCAATATCAGTTACAACAATTACATTCTATGAGTCCAAATGTACAGAGCGGTATGCTTATGATTACGACACCACAGAAAACGATGCATACTTATGCACCAACTCCGTCTTTTGCTACACCTCAGAGTCTTATGCAGCCACAAACACcagtaattaaataaattaaaattgagagctatataataaattaaaattacattattagagagaaagagaatacaaaTGCCTTATAATTTTACAGCAAAATATGATGTCTCCCTTAGGACAATCAAATCCTATTGCACAATCATCTATAGGACCATCTACACCAGGACCTATGACACCTATGACTCCTGCATCAGCAGATCCTGGTATTTTACCACAATTAcagtatgtatttaattataatatatttaattataattaaatacatactgtataataacaacaaagaatataatatttttacaatactTCAGGAATATTGTGTCCACTGTAAATCTAAGTTGtaaattagatttaaaaaaaattgcattgcATGCTAGAAATGCAGAATACAATCCAAAAAGATTTGCAGCAGTTATTATGCGTATACGAGAACCTAGGACAACAGCTCTTATATTTAGTAGTGGAAAAATGGTCTGTACGGGTGCGAAAAGTGAAGAAGATTCTCGCTTAGCAGCGAGAAAGTATGCaagaattattcaaaaattagGTTTTCCAGTTAGTATTctgttaattattacatagtaaatattttaattaaaatattttatttaaattaagtgtctaattcttttattctgCATCTAGGCAAAGTTTCTGgattttaaaatacaaaatatggTCGGCAGTTGTGATGTGAAATTTCCTATTAGGCTAGAAGGTTTAGTACTTACACATGGACAATTCTCTTCTTATGAACCTGAATTATTTCCTGGTTTAATATACAGAATGGTTAAACCACGAATAGTATTACTTATATTCGTATCTGGTAAAGTTGTGCTCACAGGTAAGTTTAATTTCTCtataaaatacttataaacattttttttttaataaaaatttataattatgtagGTGCCAAGGTTCGACAAGAAATTTATGAAGCCTTTGATAACATTTATCCTATTCTAAAAAGTTTTACAAAGAAGTGACaacatttattcatattaattattatccaataaataacataaataattttatttttttattaaaaatcattttttgttgcaatattactaataaatttaaagtaaAACATTTTTCACTAGAAAGTATTGATTATACATGACAATtgtgattaaaattaatttttaatcaaatttacatttgaattaaaaattacaatagttaaaaaaatgttcttacAAGATTTTTCTTAGATTATATCCCATATATAGTCACtgtaaaaagttttaattttaaatattaattcatgtaaaaaaataatgatacgtttaaaaatataattatattaataatttttgaaagaattcTTAAAgtagtaattaaaataatttaagtaGTTAAGAAacacatattataaatatttatatgttttataaatatttttataataattcaaagattttctatcgtttattttatttttaattgtttgacAATTGTgtaatctaattaatttagaatTGTTTGACAATCTGTGAAAGCATCTAAAAACAATAAGCCTTAAAGAATATTATGTTTACATTTTatgttttactttatttccgtatcctacatatatatccttcaaattattcaataatgaTGATGCTATGATATTAcctctatatataaataataacttctaaaatagtaaatttttttatgatgtGCCTTGTTTAAGAAGGAACCTTAGGTTAATATGATATGTTACaatgatacaaatatattgtataaatctATAATGCAAATACCTTTGATGattagattaaattatattaccttATTATTAGACTAGATTAATATGTAATGTAATTGAAAGCCAAGGgacaaaaaaattgttacatacataaactaaaatatctattgtgtacaaatgtttatatttaattataataaaagaaatttacattTCTGAAATATACTGATCTCTTATTACGATTAGAttattcttcaattttttttttatcattatctataAGTTGTTCTACATTTGTATCTAAGGTTATTTTTCTGTAAATAggatattaatatgaaaataatattgatttattataatatttaatatctaattattaatatcaacaCCAACCTTTGTATAATGTCATATAAACTTTCTTTAATTGCTTCACGCACGACAtctatcgtttctctttcattaattGGAAGAAcgttttcaatatatttgataactTCCTCGACACATGTTTGAATTTCTTCAGTATTACTAATACTTGTGAAGCTTGAcacaatattttcaaacatttcttGTTTCAATAGCTCTGCTTGTTCTGTTCCCAAGAAGGATTCTATGACTCGTGATATCAGATAGTggatctattatttatattttattatatatatatgatagttgcaaatttaatgaatattcaaaaaataatacaaaccAAAGTTGCcaaattactttttctaaCATTTGATGATGACATAGTTATTTCGCAATTATTCGAGTTTACTACAAAAATacgtttttatatacaatattaaattctattctatgtcttataaatttaaaaataggTAAATTTtgtgtattaatattttacacaaaattatttttacctgTATCAGttgcaaatttatttatttcactttcattcaaatttttcttataatcggATTTATGATAAATAGGAGGTAATGCTCCTGACTTCATACtaagattttttatatcagtAAGAAATAGCTCTTTCTGCTCTTTTTGACTAGCAAGAATGGTCTCTAACTTTATTATATCTCCTTTGTACTGTAATTcgatttttaacatttcttcctaaaattatacaaaatatttaagtatattatagtttcttatacaatataaaaagattttaattacgCTTACTTCAGATATGGGGACTTGTTTCAAAACTTTTCTAAGAGCTAATTGTTCTTCCtctaagataattaaaaaacttaatttttctgtattatcttgaataagtttttttaataccattacttgttcattatatttttctttaatacctACAAGACATAGTTACTATATAGTGAcctatttaaattaattataaaatcttcatctctaaataatttatttacatttaagtTGTTCTTCATATGATTTCATAATTTCAGATAAAtcacttttaatattatagatcaTTCTTTGTAATACTGTTTCATACATATTTGTTAATGATATCGGTTGACCaaacttctttttcatctcttcttttattttatttttcaaatttttgatTTCACTCTTCATATGCTTACAATCaattttcattctatataGATGGGCTTTATTAGTCctgcaatttatattatcatatataattattcctatttatgtaaaatcaataattgaaattataatagcTTCTATTcattagtaaaataaaatgttttacagTATTTactaatttgatttaaataaaattataatattaacttctgtattataatatatataatataatattatatgatatttttttatgtactttTGTTTAGCATATAAGTTGAATGTTTCTTGTTGTAATTCTCCTACTCTATCATGTAAATgagataattttgttttatcaaatACAATAGATTCTCGTATACTTGATACGgtataagaattaataaaatgttgtaATTGATGAAATTTAAGAATTATTGTCACATCTAtatcattcaattttctttgtttctccaactgtaataaaataactatagatgcataaatgattatttttataatatattcttatttttcatattattattaccataaattcttttaattcgtCAACATTTGCTTTAAGTAAAtctttaaagatttttaattttttggtatccatttctatttctttctgtaaCTTTTCTATTgtcttattttcctctttaatCTCATATTCATGTTCATAACGTTTTTCTCTCATAACAAATGCCATTTCATATAATGCTTTGTCACATCCTACAGGACATACATTctcatcaaaataaatatatcccaTATCTTTACTGTCAATGCTTCCTTCGTCATCTTCTTCGGAACTTGTTTCAGTCGTTGTAGTACTTGATGACTCAGCGtctgaaaaatgaaaataatataatttgaaaattaacatttttattatatcctatTTGTGTTTTTTAAGTAATTTATTTACCATCATGCTCTTTTGgcaatttgtatttttttttaaatattttacgtaaaaaGTTTTGAAACTTATTATTTTGGATACTTGTCAAATATTCGTAAGCGATATCTTGTATTGATTCCTGCAatttagtaatatttttctttttacgttctattttattactaGTTGCATGTATctgttaaaaaatgataagaaatgttaaagtgatgttttatacaaaaatcattataaaagtaaaaaaagaattttaaatgatatgaattttttacaaatatttttgatacatatattttaattacatatttgaTTACATATttgatacaaatatttttgtttatcttaaCCTTTTGTATTATAGcagcttcttcttctaatttttcatcaacattttttcttaataaagtttctttttcttcatattctcTCAATATGATAAATTCTTGATGAAGTGTTAGCAAATgcaaattcatatatatactttctgcAATAATATCAAGTCTTTCTTCCTCTAATTCGTCCAATTGTTTATCAAATTCTTTGTaagtattttcaatatatcgtaaaatacaATCTTGTTCATAAATTTTACGCAACATACGAGAATGTTTCATTTCATGTTCCCATCCTGTTTCAGTATGATCAGCAAAACTCAATCCTTGTAATAATTTTGGATGAACAATTGACttgattctaatttttttctcagatATATCTGGAATACTTGGCTCTGAAAAACTAAGTCCCTCACTTGCAtccgtaatttttttttctaataataaaacttcatATTCCTCATCTATTAAGTCATTCGTTGAATCAGGAAtttcatatatagatattgatTCTTTGTAATGTTTTGCTTGTTCCGTGATTGATACATATTGTTCAAACTatgtaaaattgtatattaatattctcaTTTAGTTTAATTTCTaggtataatatttcataattttctacATACTTGCAAATTTTCTTCAGGAAATTCAATATCATTATCAGTTATAGGTACATTAggtaaagattttatattactttttggTATTTCTgcatgaattttctttaatgttttaattaattgcaaaACTTTTGAATACAAAGCTTGTTTATCTGCTCTAACTTTCTTTAATCTTGTATTGAAATTATCACGTAGATAATGAAGCtacatcattaatatattatcatatttgttattaaataatttatcaataagaagaaatatttttaatatgataaaaacacaataaaatatttatgattaactTACCCTCTTTTTGCAATCTAAATATTGCTTGTATTTAATCATTGTTAAGTTTTCTATATGATCTTGTACTTCTAATTTTGGtgaatcttttaaattatatacaccAATCGTTTGTTTTGCCAACTTAATAGCTGCTATATCATCTGGATGATTAATATTAGgatccaattctttttttggcATCAAGTTCcactataaaaaatatatgatatgtaaaataatattttttattaccttataataatatatatattttcacataaatatcataattttttacaaacttCTCTTTGACGTTCTTCCAATTTTGCTCTccatgttttatatttttctaacataTGAATTATTTGTGTGGTTAGCTTATCCTCTATGCCAGAAAGATTAAGACTTTTCAGAAAGCTTTCTgcatcttttatcttttgtttttcttctccttcaatTTCTTCTGTTGTcaattccttttccttttttctgtaaattaaaaatatagtatattttttatataaaaaaagaattagttaATGCATCTGTTTACATAATCAAAAAATGATGCATATACAGTacgtttctttaaataaatactatttattaaaatattaataaataataaaataaattttaataaatagtaaaataaatattaaaattacatcattgattttttacttctttcaaTGCAATTTATGACTTCTGCATAAATACTTTCAAAATTACTATCCAGTTTATGTTCTCGTATCGAGTGTACCATTGTATCTGgttttctaaatttataataaaacaattagtaatatatattctttttataagataTGATAAGAGTAATGAttcttaaaaatgtaaatatatattcttacagTATTCTAGAAACAGCAAAAGGTATACAAGTAATAGGTTCAATAAAGTGATCCATTAGCTTTTTTAAGGCAAGTGTACTCTTTTCAGCTTGAAATGCTTTTTTTCTGTGTACTAAATCCATTTTCATTTCCAATTGCTTATTCAAATCTGCAGTGATTCGTGGATctaattcaaaattttcatgTGGAATTTGCTGTGACTTTAATAGATTTCGATTCCTATACTCCATTGGAataaaagagattattttttttcattattatttaaattgtaaacaATGATATTACATACCTATCTactattttcgaatattttgcAGTTAATTCATGTAATATCTgataagttttttcttttttctcttttgctaaAGCTAAAACTTTGTCATGTTCagtttttacaataaaattttccaGAGTAGGATATTCGGGTTCTTCTATATCTTCCACACCATGTATATCATCCAACTGCATTTgaaagtttataaataaacaattcatttatatactatattggAATAAATTTAGATCAGAACTTTACCGATCGCACAGGTACGCTTGGTTGCggtatatctattatttcatCAGCCGTATCATCATTGattctataagaaaaaagatttccaTCGTGTCCGCACGTAAGAAGCATTGTATGATCATAACTAAGTAACATTTTTGGTATGTATCCGTTATAATTGTCATGCATAGGTAAAATCCAATAATCTGAAAGATCTGTATGATCTTTTGgattaattttacaaactCTGATTTCACCACATTCCATTCccaaaaacaaatattttccctGTTTACTACAGTGAAGGAAAGATCATGCTAATGTATTTACTTTTATGTTTAtgctaatttttattataacaaatttctattatttatgtaaCCTACTATGAAAGACAACTTCTTATTTCTGTATCATCTCCATCACAGATTATGGTAGATTTAATTGGTTCCGGTCCTataactttgtttttttctggTACTggatattcatacatataccCTGCATCAAAACCAGCCATTGATAACCACACTGTTTCTTGATTGGTATATTGAATCATTAAAACTTTGTTTGGTATTTCTGGGATGTAAATTTCTGGAAGAGGTGGATCTTCTTCAGAGTCcactataaaaatgaaacaagtTAATAATATGCCTTTTTaagaatatcaaattaatgCGTAAAATTAGTTACTTAAAAAAGTTTCTTCATCAATTTCAATCCCAGGATttgcttcttttattttttccatttcttcgaGTTTCTTTgctatttttatcatctttttattttcaatcgccTTCTTGAGTATATCGATTCTTAAAGCTGATTTTACAGAATGAAACTTAAATAGAGCAGGCTTACAAAGTGTAAGTTCATAACTGATTTTAACATATGATTGCGGTGATTGTGGTAATTGAACTTCTCCCCAATCCCCCCTCATACATCCAAACAATAATGTTGAttcctaaaaaaaattatacttatataaaattatatatataactaaaaaaaatactaaatgtgattaaagaaaaatattaatattaacatgtTCAGGTTTCCACATCATACAAGTTATCCCTGAAGGCATTTTAATATAACCAATTGGCTGAAGAGTAGGATAGGTAGAAGTagtacaaatattaaatacaaatatagtGGAATCATCACTACCTGTTACTAATAAACTGAAAAAATAGACATCTCCATTATTTCtcttcattataattaattaatgaaaattataaatgtattgtgtaatattttattgtaccTGTATGATGGATTCATTGACATTACATTAATAGATTGTGAATGTGGTTTCAAAACTTGAACTAATTTAGtgaagttttcttttatattattatgttcatTAGCAGTTAATACTGCTACAATAACTATACGAATAACACCACTATCAAAAGCACATATAAGTGCAGATCCAGTTGCATCGAtctaaaaagtaaaaatcaataagaaagaactcatttttacttaaaagtagataataaaattatgaattatttatttattttatattacaataaataaaagataacttACTTTACACGGAAGCCATATAACTTGTTTACCAGAATcacgaaaatgataaataagaattaatttcttttttgcataattataaatatgtaaacgaCCATCTATACCGATAGTTGCAACAAATGGTCCCCATTGTGCAACATCCATATCACTTATAGCTCCTGCATGACaagtaaatatcttttttgatACTTCTGGTtctttaaaagtatttaaGTCTATTAACCATAAACCACCATTGCCAtcctgtatattttttatataaaaataaaatttttcctttatatataaaaaaatctctacgtgataatataaaattcttgagagaaagagataaagagagaataaatagtTTACCTGAGCATACCAAAAAGTATTGTCAGGATCATTGGGCTCTTGTTTTTGTATGCCCATTAgcattgcatttttttttaaatttttgcTGTCATTCTCAGTGATGCAGAACTCGTAAATTGGTTGTATTTCAAGGAATGGATTTTCTGGTTCTGGATTTGCCAAATCTATAGTTTCATAAAACCAAACTCGTATAAAACCATCCATtcctataaatatacataaaaaatttaattgaattatactaaaataatgtaattgattattatataatggaATTTTTATCTACCAACAGTGAAGAGCTCTGCATTGATATATTCAAATTGTACAATAGGCTTTGTatgacaaaattttttattttttctagaaatttcaaatttaatcaaGTCTTCATcccataataaaatattacccCATTCACAACCTGATATTACCTAtaacttaaaaaataaagtgacAATACTGAAACAATATAAACACaacaatgtaaatattataattatacctTTTTATCAGGCATTTGATAAGCTCCAATAATGTCTGAAATTTCAGTTCTTCCAAACCTACCAGATCCACCTTTAAGTTTAAGACCAGTAAAAGTTTGAGCCATTCTCCAAAATTTAATATGTCCTGAACCACATGAAATTAAACTGCCAGGTACAAACGTAGAAAACATTACATTAAAAACACTCTGAGAGTGGGATTtacattgtaataaaatcttGGACTCTTCCCATTTccaaattgtaataaaataatctggATCTCCTCCTTgagaaactaataataatccatCTGAGCTAAAGTGTAAtgaagatttaaaattttttaatacttgaatcttttaattgaattattaaatataaaaatacacatgatgaatatatata encodes the following:
- the LOC124947933 gene encoding cilia- and flagella-associated protein 44 isoform X3; this translates as MEIITCLFGGTKRQYSHLHYSSDGLLLVSQGGDPDYFITIWKWEESKILLQCKSHSQSVFNVMFSTFVPGSLISCGSGHIKFWRMAQTFTGLKLKGGSGRFGRTEISDIIGAYQMPDKKVISGCEWGNILLWDEDLIKFEISRKNKKFCHTKPIVQFEYINAELFTVGMDGFIRVWFYETIDLANPEPENPFLEIQPIYEFCITENDSKNLKKNAMLMGIQKQEPNDPDNTFWYAQDGNGGLWLIDLNTFKEPEVSKKIFTCHAGAISDMDVAQWGPFVATIGIDGRLHIYNYAKKKLILIYHFRDSGKQVIWLPCKIDATGSALICAFDSGVIRIVIVAVLTANEHNNIKENFTKLVQVLKPHSQSINVMSMNPSYSLLVTGSDDSTIFVFNICTTSTYPTLQPIGYIKMPSGITCMMWKPEHESTLLFGCMRGDWGEVQLPQSPQSYVKISYELTLCKPALFKFHSVKSALRIDILKKAIENKKMIKIAKKLEEMEKIKEANPGIEIDEETFLMDSEEDPPLPEIYIPEIPNKVLMIQYTNQETVWLSMAGFDAGYMYEYPVPEKNKVIGPEPIKSTIICDGDDTEIRSCLSYKQGKYLFLGMECGEIRVCKINPKDHTDLSDYWILPMHDNYNGYIPKMLLSYDHTMLLTCGHDGNLFSYRINDDTADEIIDIPQPSVPVRSLDDIHGVEDIEEPEYPTLENFIVKTEHDKVLALAKEKKEKTYQILHELTAKYSKIVDRNRNLLKSQQIPHENFELDPRITADLNKQLEMKMDLVHRKKAFQAEKSTLALKKLMDHFIEPITCIPFAVSRILKPDTMVHSIREHKLDSNFESIYAEVINCIERSKKSMIKKEKELTTEEIEGEEKQKIKDAESFLKSLNLSGIEDKLTTQIIHMLEKYKTWRAKLEERQREWNLMPKKELDPNINHPDDIAAIKLAKQTIGVYNLKDSPKLEVQDHIENLTMIKYKQYLDCKKRLHYLRDNFNTRLKKVRADKQALYSKVLQLIKTLKKIHAEIPKSNIKSLPNVPITDNDIEFPEENLQFEQYVSITEQAKHYKESISIYEIPDSTNDLIDEEYEVLLLEKKITDASEGLSFSEPSIPDISEKKIRIKSIVHPKLLQGLSFADHTETGWEHEMKHSRMLRKIYEQDCILRYIENTYKEFDKQLDELEEERLDIIAESIYMNLHLLTLHQEFIILREYEEKETLLRKNVDEKLEEEAAIIQKIHATSNKIERKKKNITKLQESIQDIAYEYLTSIQNNKFQNFLRKIFKKKYKLPKEHDDAESSSTTTTETSSEEDDEGSIDSKDMGYIYFDENVCPVGCDKALYEMAFVMREKRYEHEYEIKEENKTIEKLQKEIEMDTKKLKIFKDLLKANVDELKEFMLEKQRKLNDIDVTIILKFHQLQHFINSYTVSSIRESIVFDKTKLSHLHDRVGELQQETFNLYAKQKTNKAHLYRMKIDCKHMKSEIKNLKNKIKEEMKKKFGQPISLTNMYETVLQRMIYNIKSDLSEIMKSYEEQLKCIKEKYNEQVMVLKKLIQDNTEKLSFLIILEEEQLALRKVLKQVPISEEEMLKIELQYKGDIIKLETILASQKEQKELFLTDIKNLSMKSGALPPIYHKSDYKKNLNESEINKFATDTVNSNNCEITMSSSNVRKSNLATLIHYLISRVIESFLGTEQAELLKQEMFENIVSSFTSISNTEEIQTCVEEVIKYIENVLPINERETIDVVREAIKESLYDIIQRKITLDTNVEQLIDNDKKKIEE